Proteins from one Entomospira culicis genomic window:
- the arcC gene encoding carbamate kinase yields the protein MRYVIALGGNALEDGKAEATAERQLEAIKQAVKGIVDVVEAGHTVVITHGNGPQVGRILMQNELAQAHTPAMPFDLCGAMSQGMIGYHIQQALRGELLRRKLSLPVATVVTQVIVDADDPAFSHPTKPIGAFYDAAEAERLTQERGYTMKEDAGRGFRRVVASPQPKTVVELKSIEALIASGQLVIACGGGGVPVVERDGLLHGVPAVIDKDLASALLAQEIGADQLIILTAVEQVAIRFGQENQENLAKLSVADAKKYASAGEFGEGSMLPKVLAGVHFAQSGEGRSTLITSLEALGQAISGIKGTRIDA from the coding sequence ATGAGATACGTGATTGCTTTAGGTGGTAATGCTTTAGAGGATGGCAAGGCAGAGGCGACGGCTGAGCGTCAACTAGAGGCGATAAAGCAAGCGGTTAAAGGGATTGTTGATGTGGTGGAGGCGGGGCATACGGTGGTGATTACCCATGGTAATGGACCGCAAGTGGGTCGCATTTTGATGCAGAATGAACTTGCGCAAGCGCATACTCCGGCGATGCCTTTTGATCTCTGTGGGGCGATGTCGCAGGGGATGATTGGCTATCATATTCAGCAGGCGTTGCGTGGTGAGCTATTGCGTCGTAAGCTTTCTCTCCCCGTTGCAACAGTAGTCACACAAGTAATTGTCGATGCCGATGATCCTGCCTTTAGCCATCCGACCAAACCGATTGGTGCATTTTATGATGCAGCCGAGGCAGAAAGGCTCACCCAAGAGCGAGGCTATACGATGAAAGAGGATGCTGGACGCGGATTTCGGCGAGTGGTGGCCTCGCCTCAACCCAAGACGGTGGTCGAACTCAAGAGCATTGAGGCGCTTATCGCCAGTGGACAGCTTGTGATTGCCTGTGGCGGTGGCGGTGTTCCCGTGGTGGAGCGTGACGGTCTCTTGCATGGTGTGCCTGCGGTTATCGACAAAGATTTGGCCTCGGCACTCTTGGCGCAAGAGATTGGTGCCGATCAATTGATTATCCTTACGGCGGTAGAGCAGGTGGCGATTCGTTTTGGTCAAGAGAATCAAGAGAATTTAGCCAAGCTTTCGGTGGCAGATGCCAAAAAATATGCATCGGCTGGCGAATTTGGCGAGGGATCGATGCTACCTAAGGTCTTGGCGGGTGTTCATTTTGCGCAGAGTGGCGAAGGGCGTAGCACGCTAATTACCTCACTAGAGGCGTTAGGGCAAGCGATTTCAGGCATCAAAGGCACACGTATTGATGCTTAA
- a CDS encoding YfcC family protein gives MSEESKGKSWSFPSTYTILVIALIFVAGLTYIIPAGSYDYQDPMGQIIPAEEASLMSADERKALKLSPIAGTFTRMESRGQIKHLPMAPIKGFADSVEVATFVLFIGGFLGVIAKTRAIDVGIASLMTRMRSRLYLLMAMLISIFSLGGMSYGMGEETIAFYPILLPMMVAAGFDVMAAAAVILLGAGTGVLTSVLNPFATGVASDLAGVSIGDGMPFRLVQWALFAFFTMFYVIRYAKRTQKSPMLSVTHDLNPEINAEILANHQEHAEKLTLRQTLVLITFIATFGVMVFSLLPFSDWNENLASLELGWYFPELAALFLSSSILVGFLAGFNERDIAGSFVAGAKDVLGVVLVLVLSRGLKVVMEEGMIIDSILAFSEQAVQGLPQVVYINVVYFLHIILSIFIPSTSGLAGLSMPIMAPLADIAGVSKSLVITAYQSASGLVNMVSPTSGILMGALMVSKIPYDRFIKFVWKYIATLFVATMVLLTLGVLLGVG, from the coding sequence ATGTCTGAAGAAAGTAAAGGTAAGTCGTGGAGTTTTCCTAGCACTTACACCATTTTAGTGATAGCGTTGATCTTTGTGGCAGGATTAACCTATATCATTCCCGCTGGCTCGTACGATTATCAAGATCCTATGGGGCAGATCATTCCCGCTGAAGAAGCTAGCCTGATGAGTGCCGATGAGCGTAAAGCGTTAAAGTTGAGTCCAATTGCTGGCACCTTTACGCGCATGGAGAGCCGTGGACAAATTAAACACCTCCCTATGGCACCGATTAAGGGGTTTGCCGATAGTGTAGAAGTTGCAACCTTTGTGCTCTTTATTGGCGGATTCTTAGGCGTTATTGCTAAGACGCGGGCAATTGATGTAGGTATCGCAAGCTTGATGACACGGATGAGGAGTCGACTCTATCTCTTAATGGCGATGTTGATTAGCATCTTCTCTCTTGGAGGAATGAGTTATGGTATGGGCGAGGAGACGATTGCGTTTTATCCCATTCTCTTACCGATGATGGTGGCAGCTGGTTTTGATGTGATGGCTGCCGCTGCGGTGATATTGTTGGGTGCGGGTACGGGTGTGCTTACGTCTGTGCTCAATCCCTTTGCCACGGGTGTGGCTAGTGATTTGGCAGGTGTGAGCATTGGCGATGGGATGCCTTTTCGTCTGGTGCAGTGGGCGCTTTTTGCCTTTTTTACGATGTTTTATGTGATTCGTTACGCTAAGCGCACGCAAAAGAGTCCGATGCTCTCGGTTACACACGATTTGAATCCCGAGATTAATGCCGAAATTTTAGCCAATCATCAAGAGCATGCCGAGAAGTTGACCTTACGTCAAACGTTGGTTTTAATTACCTTCATCGCGACGTTTGGAGTGATGGTCTTCTCCCTCTTGCCCTTTTCGGATTGGAATGAGAATTTAGCGTCTTTAGAGTTGGGTTGGTACTTTCCTGAGTTGGCGGCGCTCTTTTTATCGTCGAGCATCTTGGTAGGATTTTTGGCTGGCTTTAACGAGCGCGATATTGCGGGAAGTTTTGTCGCTGGGGCTAAGGATGTCTTGGGGGTGGTGCTAGTCTTGGTGCTCTCCAGAGGTCTCAAGGTGGTGATGGAAGAGGGCATGATCATCGACTCCATTTTGGCCTTCTCCGAGCAAGCGGTGCAAGGCTTGCCACAAGTGGTATATATTAATGTCGTATACTTCTTGCATATTATTCTCTCGATCTTTATCCCTTCAACTTCAGGGCTGGCGGGTCTCTCTATGCCAATTATGGCACCCTTAGCCGATATTGCGGGGGTCTCGAAGAGCTTAGTGATTACGGCATATCAATCAGCCTCTGGCTTGGTGAATATGGTCTCACCGACCAGTGGTATCTTGATGGGCGCGCTGATGGTCTCTAAAATTCCGTATGATCGCTTTATTAAATTTGTCTGGAAGTATATCGCAACGCTCTTTGTAGCAACCATGGTGCTCTTAACATTGGGCGTTCTTTTGGGCGTTGGGTAG
- the argF gene encoding ornithine carbamoyltransferase: MAFNLRNRHFLTLLDFSAKEIEYLLDLSRDLKRAKYTGTEQQRLKGKNIALIFEKDSTRTRCAFEVAAYDQGARVTYLGPSGSQIGKKESIKDTARVLGRMYDGIEYRGFGQEIVETLAEYAGVPVWNGLTNEDHPTQILADFLTMEEHFGALSGLKLVFCGDGRNNMANALMIGCAKMGVHYTVVAPEHLWPEETLVAKCREVAKESGAKIEFSADVASGVAGADVVYTDVWVSMGEPQAVWKERIDLLKPYQVNKKLMSYAKADAIFLHCLPAFHDEETQVGREIAQQFGMSELEVTNEVFESAQSKVFDEAENRLHTIKAVMVATLGS, encoded by the coding sequence ATGGCATTCAATTTACGCAATCGGCACTTCTTGACATTATTGGATTTTTCTGCTAAAGAAATAGAGTACTTGCTCGATCTCTCTCGCGATCTTAAACGCGCGAAGTATACGGGCACCGAGCAACAGCGGTTGAAGGGCAAGAATATTGCGCTAATCTTTGAGAAGGATTCTACCCGAACGCGCTGTGCCTTTGAGGTGGCAGCCTACGATCAAGGGGCGCGGGTAACTTATTTGGGGCCTAGTGGCTCGCAGATAGGGAAGAAGGAGTCGATTAAGGATACGGCTCGGGTGTTGGGTCGGATGTACGACGGGATTGAGTATCGTGGCTTTGGGCAGGAGATCGTGGAGACGCTAGCAGAATATGCAGGCGTGCCGGTCTGGAATGGTCTGACCAACGAGGATCATCCCACCCAGATTTTGGCAGACTTTTTGACGATGGAGGAGCATTTTGGGGCGTTAAGCGGATTAAAGCTAGTATTTTGTGGAGATGGACGCAATAACATGGCCAACGCGTTGATGATTGGTTGTGCGAAGATGGGCGTGCATTACACAGTTGTTGCCCCAGAGCATCTGTGGCCAGAGGAGACTTTGGTTGCGAAGTGTCGAGAGGTTGCTAAAGAGAGCGGAGCGAAGATCGAATTCTCTGCGGATGTCGCCAGCGGTGTGGCTGGTGCTGATGTCGTTTATACGGATGTTTGGGTCTCGATGGGTGAGCCTCAAGCGGTCTGGAAGGAACGCATCGATTTATTAAAACCTTATCAAGTAAACAAAAAGCTTATGAGCTATGCTAAGGCGGATGCGATCTTTTTGCACTGCTTGCCGGCTTTTCATGATGAAGAGACGCAAGTGGGGCGCGAGATCGCGCAACAATTTGGCATGAGTGAGCTTGAGGTTACGAACGAGGTCTTTGAGAGTGCGCAGTCGAAGGTGTTTGATGAGGCGGAGAATCGTCTGCACACCATAAAAGCGGTAATGGTGGCTACCTTGGGTAGCTGA
- a CDS encoding arginine deiminase codes for MAEIRVFSEIGRLKEVMLHRPGWEVENFTPEHFGEFLFDDIMYLEAAQREHDQFSEVLRKAGVKVHYLEDLVAQSMEHQPDAAKAMVEQYLLESGVFHPQMRQELLQWLYESKDMATLVRTLIAGVRSHEAPIGRQKSLSSLTSGEELFLVKPLPNILFTRDPFISIGHGVAISSMKHLIRRRETLLSDFLFRHHPNYAGKTPFWFERDNMNHLEGGDLLVINEEILFVGISERTDAYSVEQLAMRLFNDETSKVKKVVAFVIPKKRAFMHLDTVFTQIDHDKFTIHSEIEETLTLFVIEAGSTTDSVHITEEHKDLEHLLSGILDRRVLLLRCGDGDAIAGSREQWNDGANTLAISPGEVCVYERNHVTNRLLEDSGIKIHAILSSELSRGRGGPRCMSMPLVRENL; via the coding sequence ATGGCAGAGATTAGAGTCTTTTCAGAGATTGGTCGCCTTAAAGAGGTGATGTTGCACCGTCCGGGGTGGGAGGTGGAGAATTTTACGCCCGAACACTTTGGGGAGTTTCTTTTTGACGATATTATGTATCTTGAGGCAGCCCAGCGCGAGCATGATCAATTTAGTGAGGTCTTACGTAAGGCGGGAGTCAAGGTGCACTATTTAGAGGATTTAGTGGCGCAGAGCATGGAGCACCAACCTGATGCCGCCAAAGCGATGGTAGAGCAGTATCTCTTGGAGTCGGGGGTCTTTCATCCCCAGATGCGTCAGGAGCTGTTACAGTGGCTTTATGAGAGCAAAGATATGGCGACCTTGGTACGTACGCTGATTGCGGGGGTGCGTAGTCATGAGGCGCCAATTGGTCGGCAGAAGAGCTTATCGAGTTTGACCAGTGGGGAAGAGCTTTTTCTCGTTAAACCTTTGCCCAATATCCTCTTCACGCGCGATCCGTTTATCAGTATTGGGCACGGCGTGGCGATTAGTAGCATGAAGCACTTGATCCGTCGGCGCGAGACGTTGCTAAGCGATTTTCTCTTTCGGCATCACCCTAATTACGCGGGGAAAACCCCTTTCTGGTTTGAGCGTGATAATATGAATCACTTGGAGGGTGGCGATCTCTTGGTGATTAATGAGGAGATCCTCTTTGTGGGTATCTCTGAACGTACGGATGCCTACTCGGTGGAGCAGTTGGCGATGCGTCTCTTTAACGATGAGACGAGCAAAGTCAAGAAGGTTGTTGCTTTTGTGATTCCCAAAAAGCGCGCGTTTATGCATTTGGACACGGTCTTTACACAGATCGATCACGATAAATTTACGATACACAGCGAGATTGAGGAGACGCTCACGCTCTTTGTCATCGAGGCGGGATCGACTACGGATAGTGTGCATATTACCGAGGAGCATAAGGATTTGGAGCATCTGCTTTCGGGGATTTTGGATCGGCGGGTGCTGCTCTTACGTTGTGGCGATGGCGATGCAATTGCTGGATCACGCGAGCAGTGGAACGACGGGGCAAATACCTTGGCGATTTCTCCAGGGGAGGTTTGTGTTTACGAACGAAATCATGTAACCAATCGGCTACTGGAGGATAGCGGCATCAAAATTCACGCGATCCTCTCCTCCGAATTATCCCGTGGTCGCGGTGGCCCTAGGTGCATGAGTATGCCCTTAGTAAGAGAAAATTTATAA
- a CDS encoding ATP-binding protein, translating into MKQSIKNKLSYSKISRRSIFWTFGLLSLILSGCGSSPKVRLGVDSQGRSRYELETSKDGAVLIFVKNRNDGSYQLYYYDNISNVPAFTQSAPIAPTRPVKPVYPTEPTRPVPDALVAHEYARGERYSTYRRNISLPNEPQKPVEPPRPREPQKPTSPTQPKEPSAEPQHPGNPPQAPARPLPSAPVKPEQPKAPIEPKKPQAPNNSGNSGTPPSTSNRPGTPNHPGQSNGNTPNRPNTPNSAEQREYERKLKEYEEAMKEYQRQMREYERNMQEYQRLMREYERQQQAYQRLQGEHEAYQQSLKEYQERLRRYEQEKRAYDEAQRKYQEEKRRYEQALREYEDALRRYEQEMRSYRDNMSVYERQMSTYRSEMQRYERDYARYLEQKKIYDEEQAKNVARDAYENALKRYEQEMISYRRDVANYEENLRNYERALVRYDQEMAVYYQRRSAYEEALNAYMNNTRSALYARRDSLLLHTELEGGAMRSFSFALEPIDVSHLNGTTWRIYSVAWLSASEMQALANVSALSFVVQDGRLGSFTARTLSKNDVKKLRVALRDMVQRS; encoded by the coding sequence ATGAAACAATCAATTAAGAATAAATTATCATACAGTAAGATATCGAGAAGGTCAATATTTTGGACATTTGGATTATTAAGCCTGATATTATCGGGCTGTGGTAGTTCGCCGAAAGTGAGGTTGGGCGTAGATTCGCAGGGGCGCAGTCGCTATGAACTTGAGACGAGCAAAGATGGCGCCGTTTTGATCTTTGTGAAGAATCGTAATGATGGTTCATATCAACTCTATTACTATGATAATATCAGTAATGTGCCTGCCTTTACGCAATCGGCACCGATTGCACCAACGCGTCCGGTCAAGCCTGTTTATCCCACCGAGCCTACGCGCCCTGTGCCTGATGCTCTGGTGGCGCATGAGTATGCGCGTGGGGAGCGCTATTCTACCTATCGACGTAATATTTCCTTACCCAATGAACCGCAAAAACCGGTGGAACCTCCGCGCCCACGCGAACCGCAAAAACCCACATCCCCTACACAACCCAAAGAGCCCTCTGCTGAACCACAGCATCCGGGTAATCCCCCTCAAGCGCCTGCGCGTCCCCTACCTTCTGCTCCTGTAAAGCCAGAGCAACCAAAAGCACCTATCGAACCTAAGAAGCCTCAAGCGCCCAATAACTCGGGTAACTCGGGAACGCCGCCTTCTACTTCCAATCGTCCGGGGACACCGAATCATCCAGGGCAATCTAATGGCAATACGCCCAATCGCCCTAACACGCCTAACTCCGCCGAGCAACGCGAGTACGAGCGTAAACTGAAAGAGTACGAAGAGGCGATGAAAGAGTATCAACGCCAGATGCGCGAATATGAGCGCAACATGCAAGAGTATCAGCGGTTAATGCGTGAGTATGAGCGTCAACAACAGGCGTACCAGCGCCTGCAAGGTGAGCATGAAGCCTATCAACAATCGTTAAAGGAGTATCAAGAGCGCTTGCGTCGGTACGAGCAAGAGAAGCGCGCTTATGACGAGGCACAACGTAAGTATCAAGAAGAGAAGCGTCGTTATGAGCAAGCTCTACGTGAATATGAAGATGCACTAAGGCGTTACGAGCAAGAGATGCGTAGCTATCGTGATAACATGAGTGTGTATGAGCGCCAGATGAGCACCTATCGTTCGGAGATGCAACGCTACGAGCGCGACTATGCGAGGTATCTGGAGCAGAAGAAGATTTATGACGAGGAGCAGGCGAAAAATGTGGCACGAGATGCCTATGAAAACGCGCTCAAACGATATGAGCAGGAGATGATTAGCTATCGTCGAGATGTGGCCAATTATGAGGAGAACTTGCGCAATTATGAGCGGGCTTTAGTACGATACGATCAAGAGATGGCGGTTTATTATCAGCGTCGAAGTGCTTACGAAGAGGCGCTTAACGCCTACATGAATAACACGCGTAGCGCACTCTATGCGCGTCGTGATAGCTTACTTCTCCATACCGAACTGGAGGGCGGAGCGATGCGCAGTTTCTCTTTTGCGCTAGAGCCTATCGACGTTTCGCACCTCAATGGCACCACTTGGCGTATTTACTCGGTGGCTTGGCTAAGTGCTAGTGAGATGCAGGCGTTGGCGAACGTGAGTGCGCTCTCTTTTGTGGTACAGGATGGGCGCTTAGGCTCATTTACGGCGCGAACACTTAGTAAAAATGATGTCAAAAAACTTCGTGTGGCGCTTAGAGATATGGTGCAAAGAAGTTAA
- a CDS encoding trypsin-like peptidase domain-containing protein encodes MQGKKIVVGWLWILLLVAGSLHGFALEQPALVRLQATLSGDSQEGARNFLAFYDDLIADPSVSDWIKNGLIRQRQRVADSHLPAWGVVYLDVIGRNFLITGANIALFSDFAQVEHLSGNQTRTLGEAYVIYRDRQADLAVYLLSDEARPVTQQLRLSERPLNPSELLYAYEQGRNAPSSVILRQDERGTWRISDGLFQTKQYSYGSPILNNDGEIVGLVGKENAIIPVTEIQRAIVQAERLRPRATQGALERASQELVNAVMGEEYDAFSTFFSTNLTSSLGIPLFLELMTRVNIATRNTYIMALRDEDPTLLINTVLGIFIMERFNEFDQPIFEQLRVGNAPRNAFQVNTNITYNLNQKPYTIGWIYSAGRWRVANVDSFNFIEKRSVFRQIDRSGAVIGLGYTFMPKIHDLKNMHASLGYYQQVHRLFGVSGELAYHSMSYRTRTINERVQMMHVLGKAQFQLGLAFDSLNFLAYGGLSVGIGVRLSGALQEELFAESLVNRARVVLNGGWFAGLEVGFSDNSPIFVGIEGGAMSDFFTGKYLDIHYGGKSWANAHYLKGYIKFKF; translated from the coding sequence ATGCAAGGGAAAAAGATTGTCGTAGGCTGGCTGTGGATTCTGCTTTTGGTGGCAGGTTCGCTTCATGGCTTTGCGCTAGAGCAACCAGCATTAGTGCGGCTACAAGCGACGCTCTCTGGAGATTCGCAGGAGGGAGCGCGAAATTTTCTCGCCTTCTACGACGATCTTATTGCCGATCCTAGTGTGAGTGATTGGATCAAAAATGGCTTGATTCGTCAACGCCAGCGGGTAGCTGATAGCCATTTACCTGCATGGGGGGTGGTCTATTTAGATGTGATTGGGCGAAACTTTTTGATTACGGGCGCCAATATCGCGCTCTTTAGCGACTTTGCGCAAGTAGAGCATTTATCTGGAAATCAGACACGTACCTTAGGTGAGGCGTATGTCATCTATCGCGATCGCCAAGCCGATCTGGCAGTTTATCTCTTAAGCGATGAGGCGCGCCCTGTGACCCAGCAGCTACGTCTAAGCGAACGTCCGTTAAATCCTTCAGAATTGCTCTACGCCTATGAGCAGGGAAGGAACGCTCCTTCTTCTGTGATATTACGGCAAGATGAGCGCGGTACGTGGCGTATTTCAGATGGACTTTTTCAAACGAAGCAGTATAGCTACGGATCGCCGATACTTAATAACGATGGCGAAATTGTCGGGTTGGTGGGGAAAGAGAACGCTATCATTCCTGTGACGGAGATCCAACGGGCGATTGTACAGGCGGAACGCTTGCGTCCACGCGCAACGCAAGGTGCATTAGAGCGCGCCTCGCAAGAGCTTGTCAACGCGGTGATGGGTGAAGAGTACGATGCTTTTTCGACCTTTTTTAGCACCAATCTTACCAGTAGTTTGGGCATTCCGCTCTTTTTGGAGTTGATGACACGGGTGAATATTGCTACGCGTAACACCTACATTATGGCACTGCGCGATGAGGATCCTACATTATTGATTAATACCGTGTTAGGCATCTTTATTATGGAGCGATTTAACGAATTTGATCAGCCGATTTTTGAGCAACTACGCGTTGGGAATGCTCCACGTAATGCCTTTCAAGTCAACACGAATATTACCTATAACCTCAACCAGAAGCCCTATACGATTGGCTGGATCTACTCGGCAGGACGTTGGCGGGTCGCCAATGTGGACTCCTTTAATTTTATCGAGAAGCGCTCGGTTTTTCGTCAAATTGATCGCTCTGGGGCGGTGATTGGCTTGGGTTACACCTTTATGCCGAAGATCCATGATCTCAAAAATATGCACGCCTCGCTAGGTTATTATCAACAGGTGCACCGCCTCTTTGGCGTTAGTGGTGAGCTGGCGTATCATAGCATGTCCTATCGTACGCGCACCATCAATGAGCGGGTGCAGATGATGCATGTCTTAGGCAAGGCGCAATTTCAGCTGGGCTTGGCCTTTGATTCGCTCAATTTTTTGGCTTATGGTGGCTTGAGCGTGGGCATTGGCGTGCGATTGAGCGGGGCGTTGCAAGAGGAACTTTTTGCCGAAAGCTTAGTAAATCGGGCGCGGGTGGTGTTGAATGGGGGTTGGTTTGCTGGCTTAGAGGTGGGCTTCTCCGATAATAGCCCGATCTTTGTGGGCATCGAGGGTGGCGCTATGAGTGATTTCTTTACGGGTAAGTACTTAGATATTCACTATGGTGGAAAAAGTTGGGCAAATGCACACTATCTTAAAGGTTATATTAAGTTTAAATTCTAG
- a CDS encoding phosphohydrolase, which yields MQYRITEKEEELNAQLRALVQDKPSQLLELLINDVEVRTIQEYANHVSIARLNYNDHGPVHMRIVARNALQIAQLLRQQGFKLSLTKEGVGTQADEDCALLLAGFLHDTGMTLTRQMHEQTALVLTMPIMNRLLDAVYGEDPMKYVVRSLTLEAILGHMGTVTIHSLEAGVMLVADGCDLERGRAELVIASTQHDFDGTAQVGTVHQHSVHAIDRVRLTTGTKRKVAVIIQMRNPTGYFQVEETLLGKMKQSPIKGEVEVVVHSQGLESVVYLL from the coding sequence ATGCAATATCGCATCACCGAAAAAGAAGAAGAGCTAAACGCCCAATTACGCGCGTTGGTTCAGGATAAACCCTCACAATTACTTGAGTTACTCATTAATGATGTGGAGGTCCGTACCATTCAGGAGTACGCCAATCACGTCTCCATTGCCCGTCTTAATTATAATGATCATGGACCTGTTCACATGCGTATTGTTGCGCGTAATGCGTTACAGATTGCGCAATTGTTAAGGCAACAAGGCTTTAAACTCTCGCTTACCAAGGAGGGCGTGGGCACGCAAGCAGATGAGGATTGCGCGTTGCTTTTAGCGGGATTTTTGCACGATACAGGGATGACGCTTACGCGTCAAATGCACGAACAGACGGCGTTGGTTTTGACGATGCCGATCATGAATCGCTTATTGGATGCTGTCTATGGCGAGGATCCCATGAAGTATGTGGTACGCTCCCTTACACTAGAGGCAATCCTTGGACACATGGGTACGGTTACTATCCATAGCTTGGAGGCGGGGGTTATGTTGGTGGCCGATGGATGTGATCTAGAGCGAGGGCGTGCCGAGTTGGTTATCGCCAGCACCCAGCACGACTTTGACGGCACCGCGCAGGTCGGTACGGTACATCAACATTCGGTGCATGCCATCGATCGCGTGCGTCTTACCACGGGTACTAAACGCAAGGTTGCTGTCATCATCCAGATGCGTAATCCTACGGGCTACTTTCAGGTGGAGGAGACGCTCCTTGGTAAGATGAAGCAGTCGCCGATTAAAGGTGAGGTAGAAGTGGTGGTGCATAGTCAGGGTTTAGAATCTGTTGTCTATCTACTATAA